The following is a genomic window from Selenomonadales bacterium.
AATGCGTCAGTGCCACCAAACGCGACAACGGGCTTGACTTCGCAAGCGAAACTTCGCGCATCGCCCATACCTCAGACGCACATCGCTCGCACCACATTCCGCGTGCACCTACCTCCGCACCGCACGACGGACAGCGTGCAGGCCAGATAAGCCCGACCAGAGCTTCCAACCAATCCTTCATCACTCAAGCACCACCGTATCATTCAGCCGTTCTGCCAGAAGCGTATACCGTTTTCGCATCCTATCATTCTCTACCGCCGTACAAAGAGCCGCCTTCGTACCCAAGAGGATGACCTGCCGTTTCGCACGCGTCACCGCCGTATAGAGAAGATTACGCTGGAGCATCACATGATGACCTGCCGTAAGCGGCAATATCACGATCGGATACTCGCTCCCCTGGCTCTTATGCACACTCATCGCATACGCCAATGCCAGCTCATCAAGCTCCTTGCGCTCATATGTCACATCGAGATCGGGATACGACACCCACATCTTACCGTCTACGATACGCGCCACGAACCCGATATCTCCGTTAAAAACATTCTTCTGATAATTATTTTTCATCTGCATGACCTTATCGCCCTCACGGAACACACACCGCGGTGATGCCATCTCCGCTTTCGCTTCAGACGGCGCATTGAGTGCTTCCTGCAAAAGACGATTCAGATTCTCCACACCACACTCCAACCGATGCATCGGCGACAGCACCTGCACATCACGCAGAACATCGACACCCTCCGAGGGAAGCTCACGTATGCACAGATTCACGATACGTTCCGCCACCATGCGCGCATCGGCATACTCCAAAAAGCAAAAATCATCACACGAATCGACATCGGGCATCATACCGCGATTGATACGATGCGCATTCATCACGATACGGCTCTCGCCCGCCTGGCGAAATACATCCGTCAACCGCACCGTCGGAACAGCCCCTGATCGAATCACATCACGAAGCACCGACCCCGGCCCAACCGCAGGAAGCTGATCGACATCACCTGCCAGAATCACGCGGCACCCCGACGGCACTGCCTTGAGGAGCGCATACATCAGACCGATATCCATCATCGACACCTCATCGACGATCACCGCATCAGCCTCAAGCGGCTCCTCCTCATTGCGCTCGAACATCGCACCGAACTCATCCGTCCCCATCGACTCCAGCATACGATGCACCGTACTAGCCTCGCGCCCCGTCGCCTCACTGAGCCGCTTCGCCGCGCGCCCCGTCGGCGCAGACAACAGAATCTGAAACCCTTCCGCTTCCAGCATCGCCAAGATACCGCGAATGACAGTCGTCTTCCCTGTACCCGGACCACCCGTCAATACTAAGACACCATTCGCTAAAGACGACGTCAAAGCCTCACGCTGGCTCTTCGACAGCACCAGACCAGACTCCGCTTCCCACGCAAGCGCACGCTCCTCCGCGCCCGATATATCGACGCGACGCGCCTTATCCTTCAGATACAAAAGTCGCTCAGCCGCGCCCTTCTCCGCCCGATACATCATCCGCGGATAGATAAGCGTCATCCCCTCGAACGACTCCACAAAGAGCTCGCCCGCCGACTTCAAGCGACGGATCTCGCCCGCCACCTCCTGTCGATCAGCAGAGAGGAGCCGCGCTGTTTCCTGCACAAGCATCTCCTCAGGCACACAACAATGTCCCGCCTGCATGATCTGAAGTAGCGCATAATCCACACCCGCCTTGATACGCGACGCATCATTGTATCCCACACCGAGCGACATCGCCACCGTATCTGCCGTGCGGAACCCAATACCGCGCACCTCCTCCGCCAAACGATACGGAGATTCCTTGATAAAATCGATCGCGAACGAACCGTACTGCGCAAAAATACGCGCCGCATACGCACCACTCACACCATGCTCCTCCAAGAACAGCATCAAATCACGCATCTCCGACTGCTCCACATACGACGAATGGATCTCATTCATCTTCTTTTTCCCAATACCGTGCACCTCGCGAAGTCGCTCAGGCTCACACTCCATCACACGAAGCACATCAGGGCCGAAATGATCCACCAGCCTTTCCGCCATGAGTGGACCTACACCTTTTACAACGCCCGACGACAAAAAACGAATCAAACTGCGACGACCCGTCGGTGCCATACGACGAACAGACTGCGCCCGAAACTGCGCCCCAAACCGCGGATGCTCCGTCCAGCCGCCCGTCAATTCCACCTGCTCCCCAACGAGCGGCGCACCGAACGAACCGACCACCGACATCATAGAACCACTCTCCGCCTTCACACGAAACACAGCAAACGAACCATCATCACTCTCGAACACGATCCCCTCGACCGTGCCCACAATCGTTTCAGTCATCATACGTCATACTCCCACAGCAATAATCTATCTTAACAATATTCGCCCCCATAAGGCATGAAACCCTCTTTTCTCCCAACCAAAAACAGCAAAACACTTGCAAAAATCGCCCCATCTGCTATCATATAACAATATAATGAAACGAAAAGAGGTCATCACCATGTACAGCTTCGCACCACGCGGTGTATGCTCCAAACGCATCACCTTCGATATCCAAGACAACAAACTCACCCACCTCCAATTCCTCGGCGGATGCCCCGGCAACCTCGCCGCCATCAGCGCACTCACCAAAGACATGGACATCGACACCATCATCGAGCGCGTCAAAGGCATCACCTGCGGCGGCAAACCCACCTCCTGCTGCGACCAACTCGCCCAAGCACTCATCGCCTACAAAGAACAATTTGCCAACAAATAAAACCTGCAAACACGATGCAGACACAGCCATCACCGACAGCCGACAGTCTACTCGCATCACTTGTATGACAGCCGACAGTCAAACAGTATTTCTATCCATGCAGCCTGTATATCACAGCCACCTATACCACTTTATATCGTAATTGAAAAAATTTCTCATTTTCTTATTGAGAATCACTTGCAATTACTTCAAAGAACGGTTATAATGATACCTGTTGATATTTTTAGAATGATTCTCATTCTTTTTATTGTCGTTTTACCGTTCACAGACAAGACTGCAAGGAAACACGGACACTTGTACCTCCTTATTTGATGAACGCAAACGACATCATCTAAGGAGGTATCTTTATTATGAACAAAAAATTAACAGCATTTATTACAACAGCACTCATGATCGGCGCAACGAGCGTATCGCTTGCCAATCCGTTCGCTGACGTACCGACAGACCACTGGGCATACGATGCCATCGACCAGCTTGCCGCAGACGGCATCATCGAAGGCTATAACGACAGCACATATGGCGGTGACAAAGCCATCACTCGTTACGA
Proteins encoded in this region:
- a CDS encoding ATP-dependent RecD-like DNA helicase translates to MTETIVGTVEGIVFESDDGSFAVFRVKAESGSMMSVVGSFGAPLVGEQVELTGGWTEHPRFGAQFRAQSVRRMAPTGRRSLIRFLSSGVVKGVGPLMAERLVDHFGPDVLRVMECEPERLREVHGIGKKKMNEIHSSYVEQSEMRDLMLFLEEHGVSGAYAARIFAQYGSFAIDFIKESPYRLAEEVRGIGFRTADTVAMSLGVGYNDASRIKAGVDYALLQIMQAGHCCVPEEMLVQETARLLSADRQEVAGEIRRLKSAGELFVESFEGMTLIYPRMMYRAEKGAAERLLYLKDKARRVDISGAEERALAWEAESGLVLSKSQREALTSSLANGVLVLTGGPGTGKTTVIRGILAMLEAEGFQILLSAPTGRAAKRLSEATGREASTVHRMLESMGTDEFGAMFERNEEEPLEADAVIVDEVSMMDIGLMYALLKAVPSGCRVILAGDVDQLPAVGPGSVLRDVIRSGAVPTVRLTDVFRQAGESRIVMNAHRINRGMMPDVDSCDDFCFLEYADARMVAERIVNLCIRELPSEGVDVLRDVQVLSPMHRLECGVENLNRLLQEALNAPSEAKAEMASPRCVFREGDKVMQMKNNYQKNVFNGDIGFVARIVDGKMWVSYPDLDVTYERKELDELALAYAMSVHKSQGSEYPIVILPLTAGHHVMLQRNLLYTAVTRAKRQVILLGTKAALCTAVENDRMRKRYTLLAERLNDTVVLE
- a CDS encoding TIGR03905 family TSCPD domain-containing protein — protein: MTMYSFAPRGVCSKRITFDIQDNKLTHLQFLGGCPGNLAAISALTKDMDIDTIIERVKGITCGGKPTSCCDQLAQALIAYKEQFANK